In Aminobacterium sp. MB27-C1, a single genomic region encodes these proteins:
- the groES gene encoding co-chaperone GroES yields MNLKPLGDRLVVKVINQEEKTKGGIVLPDTAKEKPQEGEVIAVGTGKVLENGQKLPLEVKVGDRIIFSKYAGTEVKLDGDEFVIFSERDVLAIVEK; encoded by the coding sequence ATGAATTTAAAGCCACTTGGTGATCGTCTTGTCGTTAAGGTCATCAATCAGGAAGAGAAAACAAAGGGAGGCATTGTTCTTCCAGACACTGCAAAAGAAAAACCCCAGGAGGGAGAAGTTATTGCAGTGGGAACCGGTAAGGTTCTTGAAAACGGACAGAAGCTTCCTCTTGAAGTTAAAGTCGGCGATCGCATTATTTTTAGTAAATATGCTGGAACTGAAGTAAAGCTTGACGGAGACGAATTTGTCATTTTCAGCGAGCGCGATGTACTCGCTATCGTTGAGAAGTAA